Within Phaeodactylum tricornutum CCAP 1055/1 chromosome 26, whole genome shotgun sequence, the genomic segment GCTGATGCTGTTAAACTTGTAGTTTGAAACGATCTATACGGTCAGGTTGTTTCAAGCTTGTGCAGTTTGACCACAGTGATCGACTCATGATTATTTTTGCCGGAAGGCCGCTCCTCAACACATGGTGTTTTTACATCTTGTGTTAATTGCATcaaatttttggaaatttgGTCCGAGTTTACGTTAAGTGTAAATCGATAGGTTTTCACTATTGAGTCAACGGAATGGGGGAGTCACTGGATGGTAAAAAGTGTGAGCGCAGAAGTAATTCAAACGTAAAAATACTTCTAGTGGATAGAAACAAACCTCTTCCTCATTTACTAGAATGGCTTATAAAACCCGTTAAATACAACTTCTTTCGTTGCAACTTTTTAATTCTTGACCAGCCAGATCTCTAGGTAGTGGTGTCGTCATGATGCCTCAAAATAATACATATCTCAACGTCCTCGTCTAGAAATATTCTTGCTTTCTTAAGGCTCTATCCGAGATAGTTTCGCACATCCATGGATGTGTTTCTGACTTAGTCTTGCTTCAACCTTCAGAAAGAAGACGCTCAATTGATTTAAATGGGTACAAATagacaaaaaagaaacaggAATAGCGAGAAGAACCAGAGAGATCGAAATTTGGATTTTGTAACCATCAGAGTACACTGACGATAGGTCAACAGGACTCGAAATATTTAATTCGACAATAGTCTCTTCGTGGCCTCCAGCAGAGACTACTCTGACTTTGTCTCGTTGTTTTTATAAAGCCTGGAATTAGATGACGACAGTGCAGGATTCATTTTCTCCGGCGCCCCCACCTTCCTGGAAGTGCAGTTCACGCTACTGGGACCTTTTTGAGATGCCAGCAGAGAGTGAatggaaacgaaagcgaaaagcTCAACCTTTGGTGGGCCATTCTaagaattggaaaacaaCACAACTCCTAGCGTAGATCACAGCTGTCTCTGGCCACTGTTGCCTGCCAGAAATATTTTGGGCCCACTTAGGACGGTTGGCGCAAACAAATGACAGCGTCGAAGAATCCAGACCATGGCCAGTCTCCGAACCTCCCCGATCACCAACCAGCCGATGCTGACCCCCGTCCTCCTTCCGACGCACCTCCGGATCGATCGACTCTTCCGAAACCTACGATATCGCTGGTAGAAGCTTCTCCGAGGGACGTGCTGTTAGGACGTGGGCGAGGAAATGGGGGTAATAGCGGGAACCAAATGTTTCAGGCTCTGATAATTGAGAATCTCGCTCGCTACCACAGCGCCGCAAACCGCCCCGAAAAGACCCAAATCATCAAGGAAATCCTGGTAGCAATCAGCAAGGCCGGTGGTCGCTTTCTGAAGCCGGACAAAGTTCGCGGTGGCCTTGTTAAAATCTCTGACGCTGAAGCACGGACTAAAGTAGGACAAGCGATCCGCTACCGTACTGTGAATCAAAAGGAAGTCCCCGGGAGAAGCACAGCCAGCGTTCCATCGACATCCGAACAGAGGCGAGAGTACTTACTCGAGTTTGGCCATTCTGACGGCGACATTGTAGATCGAAAGGGGTCGGGGCTTGGACTCCGCAGCCGTGGACGACAAGAGAACGTATTGGCACAGTTCCCCAGCAGGCGCTTCCATCAACAACATCTTCCGAACCCACTTACACATCATTTACACCCATTCGGTAGAAACATCGCAGATTTCGACTCGTTCCGTGATCCCGATGGACAAACGCTCCCCCCACAAGCACTCAATCTAGCAGAGCGGAGTGTGGATGTTGTTGGGGATATCGAGCCTCGGCCGCTACCTCCTTCTCCAGAGTTCCTTCACCAACTTGGAGCTCTTCCAACAACTCAACGGTCAAGATACATATTTGATATTGACTCCTCCTCGGAACCGACTCCAAGGGCGTCGTCACACCACATTCAAGAAGGTTCCTCATTTGTACGAGAAACAATATCCAATGTGGACATTCTTTCGGTCCCTAGACAGTTCTGCTCTCCATTTGAAAGGCTCAATCCAACTTCACAATCTCATCTCCCCCATTCGCTACCGTCAGCGAATATCCTGTCGTTTCCTGATTCCTCCATGGGTATGGCCCTCAGGTCTACCTTCGGGCAACCCTCAGCGCAGTCGCAATATCAACGCTTTGCATCTTTGCAACCAGCTGCCTTAGATACCTCGAATACGAGATTTAATCAAGCTGAGAGCCTCTCACCATCTCGGCAACAACTCTTGATGATCCAGCAACATCAAGAAGAGAGACTTTGGAACTCGCAGGAATTTGCAGATCCGTCAAACATCTATCGTGCATCTATGCATCCGAACTCTGGTAGAATACCTGACGTGGACACAACCGTCCCGCAAGATTTGTCCCGCTTTTATCGACCCAGCCTCCCAAACATGCAGTCCGAGGCTGGCCCCGAAACCGACTACCACTCTTTGTTTACAGAATTCGACAGGAAGAATTGAAGCCGTCCATTGTGAGTTCTGGCAATTATGCTGATTCTAAACACAGTAGCAACTGTTGTTTGTGGCAACCAGATTGGGTAGAGTCAAAAATCTAGTGCGTCGGGCTTGAATTTATGAGAAGGGGGAAGTGTGCGTCCGCAAAACCATGCGACTTTTGAGAGTGATACGTTAGATACGGTTCAGAAGAGATCAAGCCCAGACGACGATGAAACACTCCTGACGGAGACAAGCTGGTTCATCAAAGCACATACTTCTTTGATACACAGGGCCAAAAATGTTGTATTAAGTGGTTCTCTGCCTGTCTAAGTGGATCAGTCATCAGACTCTGCTTGTTGATACATACAAGGATCCGGAAGGTCATATCCGAGACGGATAAATTGTGCCCATAACTCCCATTCTATAGAAAAGCCTGTATTGCAAGACGCACTGCAattactaacagtaagacaaGGAATAAAGTGTCAATTTCAGAGACCCACGTCAAACTCTCATCATACTGAAGAACACGAGTTTGCACATGGCAGGGTCAACAAGGGCTCCTTCGGCTCTTGAATTGACCTTCCCTTGTCCAAAGCCCAAAAGGCAAAGTCGCAATTCTTACTACAATGCAACAGCATCCCTACCATTCTGTTAGTACACCAAAATGAATATAGTAAGATTGGCTTTACGGAGAAGAAATCGGGATCTCGCCCTAGTTGTCAAAGTTAGTCCGTCTGTATATGCAAATATATTCACTTCATTTCGCGATGCCACAATTTTTGATATAGGACGGCTTAAACATGCAGAATGCGTCACATCAGAAGCTGTACTTGTATTCATACTATCTGTTCTTTGTTTGAAAGTCTAGCCAGCAAGTTACAGTGCTCAATCTCTTTGAGATACTCTACACAAAACTGCGTGATCAACTACTCCTCAAATGTTCCCATGCGACAATCAAGCATGTTGTTATTCATGAAGGACGACTCCGAGATTTGAAGGAAACATCACACATAACCAATTCAACTTGTTCACTTTGGCAAAGACCCACAAAAGATAGCTATCCTAAGATCAATTGGTACAGCAATTAGCCAACAGGACAAACTGGAAAGCACGCAGATCTATTTCTGGAagctttgacagtgagttgtTTTTTTCGAAAACTGAAAAGGACAAGATTTGCGGATAGTGGTCAGGGA encodes:
- a CDS encoding predicted protein, with protein sequence MTASKNPDHGQSPNLPDHQPADADPRPPSDAPPDRSTLPKPTISLVEASPRDVLLGRGRGNGGNSGNQMFQALIIENLARYHSAANRPEKTQIIKEILVAISKAGGRFLKPDKVRGGLVKISDAEARTKVGQAIRYRTVNQKEVPGRSTASVPSTSEQRREYLLEFGHSDGDIVDRKGSGLGLRSRGRQENVLAQFPSRRFHQQHLPNPLTHHLHPFGRNIADFDSFRDPDGQTLPPQALNLAERSVDVVGDIEPRPLPPSPEFLHQLGALPTTQRSRYIFDIDSSSEPTPRASSHHIQEGSSFVRETISNVDILSVPRQFCSPFERLNPTSQSHLPHSLPSANILSFPDSSMGMALRSTFGQPSAQSQYQRFASLQPAALDTSNTRFNQAESLSPSRQQLLMIQQHQEERLWNSQEFADPSNIYRASMHPNSGRIPDVDTTVPQDLSRFYRPSLPNMQSEAGPETDYHSLFTEFDRKN